One Kazachstania africana CBS 2517 chromosome 5, complete genome DNA window includes the following coding sequences:
- the KAFR0E02050 gene encoding 40S ribosomal protein uS2 (similar to Saccharomyces cerevisiae RPS0A (YGR214W) and RPS0B (YLR048W); ancestral locus Anc_5.116), whose amino-acid sequence MSLPATFDLTPEDAQLLLAANTHLGARNVQVHQEPYVHSARPDGVHVINIGKTWEKLLLAARIIAAIPNPEDIVAISSRTYGQRAVLKFAAHTGATPIAGRFTPGSFTNYITRSFKEPRLVIVTDPRSDAQAIKEASYVNIPVIALTDLDSPSEYVDVAIPCNNRGKHSIGLIWYLLAREVLRLRGALVDRTQPWSIMPDLYFYRNPEEVEQQTAEEAAETAATEDEGKEEVTEEQTGAGEWAEENADAAEW is encoded by the exons ATGTCATTACCAGCCACTTTTGACTTAACTCCAGAAGACGCCCAATTATTATTGGCCGCTAACACCCATTTAGGTGCCAGAAACGTTCAA GTCCATCAAGAACCATACGTCCACAGTGCTAGACCAGATGGTGTCCATGTCATCAACATCGGTAAGACTTGGGAAAAATTACTCTTAGCCGCCAGAATCATCGCTGCTATTCCAAATCCAGAAGATATCGTCGCTATTTCCTCTAGAACTTACGGTCAAAGAGCTGTCTTAAAGTTCGCCGCTCACACTGGTGCTACCCCAATTGCTGGTAGATTCACCCCAGGTTCTTTCACCAATTACATCACCCGTTCTTTCAAGGAACCAAGATTAGTTATTGTTACTGACCCAAGATCTGACGCTCAAGCTATCAAGGAAGCTTCTTACGTTAACATCCCAGTCATCGCTTTAACTGATTTAGACTCCCCATCTGAATATGTCGATGTCGCTATCCCATGTAACAACAGAGGTAAGCATTCTATTGGTCTAATCTGGTACTTATTAGCTAGAGAAGTTTTAAGATTAAGAGGTGCTTTAGTCGACAGAACTCAACCATGGTCTATCATGCCAGATTTATACTTCTACAGAAACCCAGAAGAAGTCGAACAACAAACCGCCGAAGAAGCTGCCGAAACTGCTGCTACTGAAGACGAAGGTAAGGAAGAAGTTACTGAAGAACAAACTGGTGCTGGCGAATGGgctgaagaaaatgctGATGCTGCCGAATGGTAA